In Schizosaccharomyces osmophilus chromosome 1, complete sequence, the genomic window AGATAACCCTAAAAAGTCGGGATATGAAGCGCATAGTGCGAGGAGACTCAACAAgcatgctttttttgtacaACCCAAATCATGTTGAAGCAGCCCGTGCCGGTTTGGATTTGTTTGATCAATCTGAATTCAGCCTTCTTTCTCCTTCCTCGGCCAAGGAATTTCAGCATCTGTTGACTGTTAAACAGCCTGCTCCTAGCTCATCGGCTACCTCCTCTCCTTCCATTTCCCGCGTAAAAAATGCCCCCTCTAAATCCGTTCAATCTAGTCCTTCCTCTAGCCAATCTCGTTCAGCTACATCTCACTCACCAAACAATCAAGTTGCTACACCTATTGGCAGCCCTAAAACGCCTAAAAGTGCAAAAGCTCCCACCGTTTCTATAGAGTCACTGAAATCTACGCCGAGTCGGCCATCTCTTAATAGCACGCCTAGGTCGGCTTCCACTGCTCTCAAACGCATACCGTCGTTACCCAGCGTCTTTGGGGACAATCATGGAACCTtttataatgaaattaCTGCCTCGCAGGAATCCGACAAATCTCTCGTTTCTGAAATACCGTGTCATACCCTTCTTATTTATCCATTTACTGGTACAAACACCATTTCTGTAAACAATATTGACTTAGTTCGATTAAACGATGgtgaatttttgaatgacACTATCGtcgatttttatttacggtaatggtttcttttgttttcatacGACTAactatttaattttagttatttatattgtaaactagaaaaagaaaacccTTCTTTAGCACAGTCAACGCATATCtttaattcctttttctttagtcGACTAGTCTCAAAGGACAAGGATGGGTAAGCTACATTAATTTTCCCGTGAATCTTTACTTaccaaattttatttagtaAGCGATTAGGTCAAAGCGGAGTGCGAAAATGGACGCAGAAATTTGACttgtttaccaaaaagtttgttaTTGTTCCTATAAATGAAATGTTTCACTGGTATCTGGCAATTATCTGCAACATAGATCAATTAGTACCGGCAAACCACAAAAACTCTTCCGAGGAGGAAGACGAAATTACTTTACCCTCGGCGCAAAACGATAAGTCAGAGAATAAAGTTGTCCTTACAAGTAATAGGTACGTCTTTACGAAAGCCAATACCAGGATGCCGTTATTAACCATATTTGTTTTAGCCCAGTTATTCTGATCTTTGATTCTTTGGCGAACATGCACAAAGGTAGTTTGAAGTATCTACGAGATTACTTGATTGATGAGGCCTgggaaaggaagaaagtaCAGTTGAAGCCAACTGATATTCGCGGGTTCCATGCCAAAGTGCCACAACAGAGTAATTTTTCCGATTGTGGTATCTTTGCACTTCACTTTGTAGAATTATTTCTTGAAGCGCCTCATCAAGTGCTATCAGATATCTTGGACAAGTCAGCAAGACAGAATGTATCCCAAAGTTTTGATGAACGTTGGAATGTTCATAAAATTAATACTAGACGGGAAGATATTAGAGGTTTAATTGGAAACTTATCTAAAGAATGGATGTCTAATAATAAGGACAACCAACTGTCCTCTGAAAATTCAAAGGACAACAATGATGACGATGATGATGACCTTACTGTTCTGTAAATTAGCTAGATTTTTTAGATAAAAAGGGATTTTAGgaattataaatataaatatcTTATTCATAAATATTTGTTAGGCTCAAATTATGCACAAAAGGTTGTTAATAAATTACTTTAAAGATCAAATACGTTaactaaaacaaaaacattgaTTATCTTTTTCGATTGTATAAATGTTTTCTGAAAAGAGCATGATGCTCCTTATTGTCCTTCCGTAGCTGTTTGTTTGCACTTTTATTATACTCAACATATGCCATATTATCACCACCTGCAAGCGTACTTAAAGAACCACCAGTCCGCTTTGCTTTAGCAGGACCTCTTGACACCCTAGCGCTAAAGCCAGACGAGTCATCACCGTCGTCCAAATTAGCAGCTTCTTCGTTTTGAAGTAAAACTTCTTGCAAAAGCTCCAAACGTTCAGCTTTTGAGGCATAGGCCAAATTTGGTAAATTCTCCATTCCCTTAAGATTTGTAATAACTTTGAACGCATACCCTTGATCTATCAAAAATGCTTGTCTTTTACTCGAGTAGAACATTTCTTGGGTATCCTTTGAAACCAAactataaaagaaagcattAAATCCCGCATCGTTTCTTCGCTTGGCACGAAGAATACGACCTAATCGTTGAGCTTCTTGTCGACGAGAACCATAGTGTGAAGAAATCTGGATCAGACATGTAGCTTCAGGAAGATCTATTGAAGTGTCACCAACCTTTGACAAAAATATAGTGTTTACAAGCTCGttatattgaaaattttccaaaatacGCATTCTTTCTAGTTGAGGCGTACCACCATAAATGAAATACTTTCCTAACTTTAATGCATACGCACGTAAAGCGTATACATTATCAGAGAAAACGATAATTTTATCACCCCTCTTTTCGTGGTAATCGATCAGGAACTGGCAAgcttgaaattttttcGGATTCATGATATACAATAGCATTCgttttcttgaattctCTCTGAGATACTCATTATAAAATTCTGTAGTCATTGGACACCACACTTCTGCACACTGTACGTTCGCAATATGCCCTTTTTGGGCAAGATCCATCCAATTTGCTTCGTACATTTTAGGAccaatcaaaaaatttaaatcaTCAATTTTATCATCTTCACGAACAAGGGTAGCCGTCAATCCCAATTTGGAATGAGCAGCAATCGTAGTAACGACACGACGAAACATCGCTGCAGGAACTACATGCACTTCGTCTAACAATATAAAACCCCACTCACGTCCAGTCAAAAAATCCATCATTTTTTGGGAATCATAAGAACGATTTCTCGTATTGGCAACCATCGAATATGTGGACACAACCACACCAGCTTCACTGTGAAACCGTTCCTTATGGTCGGCCGTAAAAACCGCAATGTGATCTGCTTTAATGTTGCTCCATTGGAGAAACTGTTGACGCCATTGCATTACCGACACAGAACTAGTACACAACACGATAACCGACTTCTTGATAGTGCAAGCAGCGGTAATGCCCACCAATGTTTTTCCAGCACCGCAGGGTAAAACAATAATACCGCTCCGAGCACGACCGTTACCAAACATCTTACTCAAACTCTTTTCTTGATAAGGACGAATTTGAGTACTTGGTTTTAAGTCAATAGGTAGGTCCGGATTGATGTTGTCATTTCTAAAATCATATTCCTCCAATAAAGGATAATCAATTTCAGCACATCTCTTCTTAATGGTTTCAACAGAATAGTgtttaatttcaaaaagatgaacTGCATCTTCGtcatcctcttcctcttgtAATCCGACAACCgcagaaaacaaaaggtcGGAAGAGTCCTGTCCATTTTCGCTTGTAGTTTCATTAGGTTGATTTTCAGAAACCGAAGGAGCTGCTGCTTCGGCGTTTTGTTGTGGTTTTAAAGATTCTGTCTTGGATTGCGAAGAATCAACCCTAAGGGGACCAATAACGGGGTCTTGAAGTAAAAGACGAAGGACGTTAGCATCTCCACTCTCAATAAAGTAGcgattcttcttcagaacCAGCTTTACCTTGCCGTAAGACACAGTGCATGCACGGATGAATTCAACGATGGATTGAGGGATCGGAGTTTTGGAAAGGCGATCAAGAACACTAATAATATCCTCTGTTTTCAAACCAACGCTGACTGCTGCGTATAAAGAGTAAGCAGTGATTCTGTACTCGTGAATGTATGCAGGGCGTGAAACAGGTTCTGATATTGTGACTAAGAAATCAATGGCCTGCTCTGCTAAAGGAGAAAAAGCTTCTAAGataattcttccatcaaCTGGATTAATCCACAGAGGTCTTGCTTGATGATCAAGCTTCAAACCTAAAAGAGCCGAAAAGTCATTTTGTCCAAACATAGAAGAAATACCCGTGGGTACTTGCTGAGTGTTTCGATCtgcatttttatttttggagTTATTCGTAGAAGATGCTCGAACTCTCGCAGTAGGAGTGTACAAATCATCATCATAAGCATCGCCTTCTGAGTAATCGCTAAACTCCTCCAAATCCTCGTCAGGAGTACCTTC contains:
- the ptr8 gene encoding transcription factor TFIIH complex DNA helicase (ERCC3) subunit Ptr8-like, which codes for MSVKRKNQAREGTPDEDLEEFSDYSEGDAYDDDLYTPTARVRASSTNNSKNKNADRNTQQVPTGISSMFGQNDFSALLGLKLDHQARPLWINPVDGRIILEAFSPLAEQAIDFLVTISEPVSRPAYIHEYRITAYSLYAAVSVGLKTEDIISVLDRLSKTPIPQSIVEFIRACTVSYGKVKLVLKKNRYFIESGDANVLRLLLQDPVIGPLRVDSSQSKTESLKPQQNAEAAAPSVSENQPNETTSENGQDSSDLLFSAVVGLQEEEDDEDAVHLFEIKHYSVETIKKRCAEIDYPLLEEYDFRNDNINPDLPIDLKPSTQIRPYQEKSLSKMFGNGRARSGIIVLPCGAGKTLVGITAACTIKKSVIVLCTSSVSVMQWRQQFLQWSNIKADHIAVFTADHKERFHSEAGVVVSTYSMVANTRNRSYDSQKMMDFLTGREWGFILLDEVHVVPAAMFRRVVTTIAAHSKLGLTATLVREDDKIDDLNFLIGPKMYEANWMDLAQKGHIANVQCAEVWCPMTTEFYNEYLRENSRKRMLLYIMNPKKFQACQFLIDYHEKRGDKIIVFSDNVYALRAYALKLGKYFIYGGTPQLERMRILENFQYNELVNTIFLSKVGDTSIDLPEATCLIQISSHYGSRRQEAQRLGRILRAKRRNDAGFNAFFYSLVSKDTQEMFYSSKRQAFLIDQGYAFKVITNLKGMENLPNLAYASKAERLELLQEVLLQNEEAANLDDGDDSSGFSARVSRGPAKAKRTGGSLSTLAGGDNMAYVEYNKSANKQLRKDNKEHHALFRKHLYNRKR
- the ulp2 gene encoding SUMO deconjugating cysteine peptidase Ulp2 — translated: MENSKGSLHSSSGSFNNLLPPFGHQSKSDNPTDAIPIKSPLERLSTSTEPSSQQALTRTPKKALSRAGETSSVAAVVSPRQSKRLFSEVSVQSPRKKKQIQSVDLPFTKGGYGGFYDSRNGSLKFTKHELMVTYADRFHVPPIHFPVHVFKRVFWLQGWRDAHVESPVHAIQITLKSRDMKRIVRGDSTSMLFLYNPNHVEAARAGLDLFDQSEFSLLSPSSAKEFQHLLTVKQPAPSSSATSSPSISRVKNAPSKSVQSSPSSSQSRSATSHSPNNQVATPIGSPKTPKSAKAPTVSIESLKSTPSRPSLNSTPRSASTALKRIPSLPSVFGDNHGTFYNEITASQESDKSLVSEIPCHTLLIYPFTGTNTISVNNIDLVRLNDGEFLNDTIVDFYLRYLYCKLEKENPSLAQSTHIFNSFFFSRLVSKDKDGKRLGQSGVRKWTQKFDLFTKKFVIVPINEMFHWYLAIICNIDQLVPANHKNSSEEEDEITLPSAQNDKSENKVVLTSNSPVILIFDSLANMHKGSLKYLRDYLIDEAWERKKVQLKPTDIRGFHAKVPQQSNFSDCGIFALHFVELFLEAPHQVLSDILDKSARQNVSQSFDERWNVHKINTRREDIRGLIGNLSKEWMSNNKDNQLSSENSKDNNDDDDDDLTVL